A stretch of the Chloroflexota bacterium genome encodes the following:
- a CDS encoding copper resistance CopC family protein, which yields MTSDGPLAYGRVARRLRVSAWRTAPLWLAIGLALLSAPRVADAHAELIRSDPAADSILEVAPRQVELWFSEEPEPRFSEIQVLDRTQRRMDRRDLRPDPSDRLGLIVGVGDLPHGTFTVTWKALSAVDGHVTRGVFAFTVGLDQVPTAPVLASAAEG from the coding sequence ATGACGTCGGACGGGCCGCTCGCTTATGGACGCGTCGCGCGGAGGCTCCGGGTATCGGCATGGCGAACTGCTCCCCTGTGGCTCGCGATCGGGCTGGCGCTTCTTTCCGCCCCGCGGGTAGCCGATGCGCACGCCGAGCTGATCCGGTCGGACCCGGCCGCCGACTCGATCCTCGAGGTGGCCCCAAGGCAGGTGGAGCTGTGGTTCTCTGAAGAGCCGGAGCCGCGTTTCAGCGAAATCCAGGTCCTTGACCGAACGCAGCGGCGGATGGACCGCAGGGACTTGAGACCTGACCCTTCGGACCGGCTCGGATTGATCGTCGGGGTCGGTGACCTCCCCCACGGCACCTTTACGGTGACGTGGAAGGCCCTGTCGGCAGTCGATGGGCACGTCACCCGCGGCGTCTTCGCCTTTACGGTTGGACTCGATCAAGTGCCGACTGCGCCGGTGCTGGCCAGCGCGGCCGAAGG
- a CDS encoding arylamine N-acetyltransferase, giving the protein MIGPADVLSRDIVERVLLKLGVATEPAPNLEGLSAVYRAWCQRVPFDNVKKLIHLGEECGGPFPGDDANDFFDSWLRHGTGGTCWAGNGALFALLNTLGFAATRGIATMMRSPNTPPNHGTVVVELDGSRYLVDASILHGEPLRLEEAGATATAHPAWGVRCELRDGRWNVAWLPLTAPERIFCRVERLGASADEFRRMHESTRSWSLFNYALSARVNRRDAVVGAGLGRRVTITATGAVTQQPLSPQERARLLIDEIGMSEEIVSRLPPDRPTPPPPWAATSGDGSATED; this is encoded by the coding sequence ATGATCGGCCCCGCCGACGTGCTGTCACGCGACATCGTCGAGCGCGTGCTGCTGAAGCTCGGCGTCGCAACGGAACCGGCGCCGAACCTGGAAGGATTGAGCGCCGTGTACCGGGCCTGGTGCCAGCGGGTGCCGTTTGACAACGTAAAGAAGCTCATCCACCTCGGCGAGGAATGTGGCGGGCCATTTCCCGGGGACGACGCCAATGACTTCTTCGATAGCTGGCTGCGGCACGGGACCGGAGGCACTTGCTGGGCGGGTAACGGAGCGCTGTTTGCGCTGCTCAACACCCTGGGCTTCGCCGCCACGCGCGGCATCGCGACGATGATGCGGTCGCCCAATACTCCACCCAACCATGGAACCGTCGTGGTCGAGCTGGACGGCTCGCGCTACCTCGTGGATGCGTCGATCCTCCATGGCGAGCCCCTCCGGCTCGAGGAGGCGGGGGCCACCGCGACCGCGCATCCTGCGTGGGGCGTGCGGTGCGAGCTGCGCGACGGTCGCTGGAACGTGGCGTGGCTCCCCTTGACCGCCCCTGAACGGATCTTCTGCCGAGTCGAGCGCCTCGGTGCGTCGGCCGACGAGTTCCGACGGATGCACGAGTCGACACGCAGCTGGAGCCTCTTCAACTATGCGCTTTCCGCGCGCGTGAATCGGCGCGACGCCGTCGTCGGGGCGGGACTTGGGCGGCGGGTGACCATCACGGCGACGGGCGCGGTCACGCAGCAGCCCCTCTCTCCGCAGGAGCGCGCGCGGCTCCTCATCGACGAGATCGGGATGAGCGAGGAGATCGTGAGTCGCCTGCCACCCGATCGGCCGACGCCGCCTCCGCCATGGGCCGCGACCAGCGGCGACGGGTCCGCGACGGAAGACTGA
- a CDS encoding cation transporter has protein sequence MSHVRKPLVAAAALNTAIFAVEGIAGLHGHSLSLVADAAHNFSDELALVCLTLAYIVPVGMSRNFQRSANLLNSVGLLVVCAMIAGQAFDRALNPAPVSGLLPIVVGVLSAAANGGVAHMLGRVRHMSAAIRLAYLHNLGDVYVSMAPVAAGILVMAFGWSVVDAFVGAGLAAWIAWGTIQEVRTSAQTLLWPENAVCLHEPDDVAHAVPA, from the coding sequence GTGTCCCACGTCCGAAAACCTCTCGTGGCCGCTGCCGCACTGAATACGGCGATCTTCGCTGTCGAAGGTATCGCTGGTCTTCACGGTCACAGCCTCAGCCTTGTCGCCGACGCCGCCCACAACTTTTCCGATGAGCTCGCCCTGGTCTGTCTGACCCTTGCCTACATTGTGCCCGTTGGCATGTCCCGCAACTTTCAACGGTCCGCGAATCTGCTCAACTCGGTGGGCCTCTTAGTGGTCTGCGCGATGATCGCCGGGCAGGCTTTCGATCGCGCGCTCAATCCCGCACCGGTCAGCGGGCTGCTCCCCATTGTGGTCGGCGTCTTGTCGGCAGCGGCCAACGGGGGTGTCGCCCACATGCTGGGCAGGGTGCGGCATATGAGCGCTGCCATCCGGCTCGCCTATCTCCATAACCTGGGCGACGTGTACGTCTCGATGGCGCCCGTGGCCGCTGGCATTCTCGTGATGGCATTCGGATGGAGCGTTGTCGATGCCTTCGTCGGGGCAGGACTGGCAGCCTGGATCGCCTGGGGTACCATCCAGGAAGTGCGAACGTCCGCGCAGACGCTCCTCTGGCCGGAGAACGCGGTCTGCCTCCACGAGCCGGACGACGTGGCCCATGCCGTGCCCGCCTAG
- a CDS encoding cupin domain-containing protein, whose translation MDVGNLVAVEMRGERLAIRHGVRVAWDALRAVMVQRHDENGEQKYRHHRPPESATAKLGGNSNAREPPHEISTNRSVLRNSAARDYGRASARPPASNQPPRADDSLLEAHTFITILEGEITNIPIVDGQKAEPVVYGPGDSFIEPAWEGQEAGNNGAVRARWLQTRLVPRGVPAAVNLPIPSSRPDAPDVTVPYTASMEILNVSGHIDVYQSWTEFSPGDQMPPHFHPGAELILVTDGELTSMKSATTTVLAGEAIRNQPGEIRASANRSTEQTRVVTTHLIASGRPQAFPSGTGSADAEDRDE comes from the coding sequence ATGGACGTGGGGAACCTGGTAGCCGTGGAGATGAGGGGGGAGCGGCTCGCCATCCGGCACGGCGTGCGCGTGGCCTGGGATGCGCTCCGCGCCGTGATGGTCCAGCGCCACGACGAGAATGGGGAACAGAAGTATCGGCACCACCGCCCCCCGGAGAGCGCGACGGCGAAACTCGGCGGAAACAGCAACGCGCGCGAGCCTCCGCACGAAATCTCCACGAATAGATCCGTCCTCAGGAATTCTGCGGCGCGGGATTATGGGAGGGCAAGCGCGCGACCGCCGGCTTCGAATCAGCCGCCACGCGCGGACGACAGTCTCCTCGAGGCTCACACGTTCATCACCATCCTCGAGGGCGAGATCACCAACATCCCGATCGTGGACGGCCAGAAGGCGGAGCCGGTGGTCTATGGGCCGGGGGACTCATTCATCGAACCGGCCTGGGAAGGCCAGGAAGCAGGCAACAACGGAGCGGTCCGGGCGCGCTGGCTCCAGACCCGACTGGTGCCCAGAGGTGTCCCCGCCGCGGTCAATCTTCCCATCCCGAGCTCCCGTCCCGATGCACCCGACGTGACCGTACCGTACACCGCCAGCATGGAAATCCTCAATGTCAGTGGCCACATCGACGTCTACCAGAGCTGGACAGAGTTTTCGCCCGGCGACCAAATGCCACCTCACTTCCATCCCGGCGCTGAGCTGATCCTCGTAACGGACGGGGAACTTACGTCGATGAAAAGCGCGACGACGACGGTCCTTGCGGGCGAGGCGATCCGGAATCAACCGGGCGAGATTCGCGCCAGCGCCAACAGGTCGACGGAGCAGACACGAGTCGTCACGACCCATCTCATCGCAAGTGGCAGGCCGCAGGCGTTTCCAAGCGGAACAGGCAGCGCAGACGCCGAGGACAGGGATGAGTGA